Proteins from a genomic interval of bacterium:
- a CDS encoding small multi-drug export protein, which yields MHAKIITLLLAMAPISELRGAIPYALSQGMGYVEAYIFSIIGNLIPAIPLLLLLGPISEFLRRFKPFENFFTWWFGYTLRRSKLVERYECIGLTLFVAIPLPITGAWTGSVAAFLLGIKFKFAFPSIVLGVLLAGIIVSFVCFGAVNIPVFIRG from the coding sequence GTGCATGCTAAAATTATAACCTTGCTTTTAGCTATGGCTCCTATATCTGAATTAAGGGGTGCAATCCCTTACGCTTTGAGTCAAGGTATGGGCTATGTAGAGGCATATATCTTCTCTATAATTGGCAACTTGATACCTGCGATACCTTTACTCTTACTTCTCGGTCCTATTTCTGAATTCTTAAGAAGATTTAAACCATTTGAAAATTTCTTTACTTGGTGGTTCGGCTATACTTTACGACGCTCTAAATTAGTAGAGAGATACGAGTGCATAGGATTGACTTTGTTTGTTGCAATCCCACTCCCAATAACTGGAGCCTGGACTGGCAGCGTAGCTGCATTCCTTTTAGGGATTAAGTTTAAGTTTGCCTTTCCCTCTATTGTATTAGGTGTACTTTTAGCCGGGATAATTGTTAGCTTTGTATGTTTTGGTGCAGTCAATATACCAGTGTTTATACGAGGCTAA
- a CDS encoding 2-hydroxymuconate tautomerase: MPVITVNLWKGRTVEQKRRLVKEITDSVAATIDCPKDAVHIIINEQSKENWGIGGVLASEKFYDK, translated from the coding sequence ATGCCAGTAATAACAGTCAATTTATGGAAGGGGAGGACAGTTGAGCAGAAACGCAGGCTTGTAAAGGAAATCACAGATAGTGTAGCAGCTACTATAGACTGCCCCAAGGATGCTGTTCATATCATCATCAATGAGCAGTCTAAGGAGAATTGGGGTATTGGTGGAGTGCTTGCATCAGAAAAATTTTATGATAAGTAA
- the amrS gene encoding AmmeMemoRadiSam system radical SAM enzyme yields the protein MEMRPHHEAKYWKKVKDDSTQCLICPHKCTIATGKVGICRGRKNVGGILYAINYGECASLAVDPIEKKPLYHFYPGSSILSTAPNSCNFKCPFCQNAEISQLNARTTYVAPESLVRLAIKNESFGIAYTYTEPLTWYEYLIDAGKIAHKHGLKNVLVTNGMINEEPLLELLPYVDAANIDLKSMDDDFYKNVLKGDLTTVLNTIKISKKRIHIELTNLVIPGYNDSNELISKLIDFVVSIGVDTPLHFSRYFPHYKFSAPPTPVDTLESTWKLAKEKLNYVYVGNVEIPGASDTYCPECNNLLVSRSYFYANITGIKDGKCEKCGRKVDFVLS from the coding sequence ATGGAGATGAGACCTCATCATGAAGCTAAGTACTGGAAGAAAGTTAAAGACGACTCTACTCAATGTCTCATTTGTCCTCATAAGTGTACAATTGCTACTGGAAAAGTTGGTATATGTAGGGGCAGAAAAAATGTGGGTGGTATCTTATATGCTATAAACTATGGGGAATGCGCATCTTTAGCTGTTGACCCTATTGAGAAGAAGCCACTTTATCATTTCTATCCGGGTAGTTCAATTTTGTCTACTGCGCCTAACTCATGCAATTTCAAGTGCCCATTTTGCCAGAATGCGGAGATTTCGCAACTTAATGCTCGTACAACATATGTTGCACCTGAGAGCCTTGTTAGGCTTGCAATAAAGAATGAATCTTTTGGTATTGCTTATACTTATACAGAACCACTCACCTGGTATGAATACTTGATAGATGCAGGTAAGATTGCACATAAACATGGACTTAAGAATGTACTTGTAACAAATGGTATGATAAACGAAGAGCCGTTACTTGAACTCCTGCCATATGTAGACGCCGCAAATATTGACCTTAAATCAATGGATGATGACTTTTATAAAAATGTGCTAAAAGGCGACCTGACTACAGTATTAAATACAATAAAAATTAGCAAAAAGCGTATCCACATTGAGCTGACAAACCTTGTCATACCCGGCTACAACGACTCTAATGAGCTAATCTCAAAGCTTATAGATTTTGTTGTTAGTATAGGAGTTGATACACCTTTACACTTTTCAAGATACTTCCCACATTATAAGTTTAGTGCACCACCTACACCAGTTGATACACTAGAATCTACATGGAAGCTGGCAAAGGAGAAGTTAAACTATGTATATGTAGGCAATGTCGAGATTCCAGGTGCATCTGATACCTACTGCCCTGAGTGTAATAACTTATTAGTCAGTCGGTCGTATTTCTATGCTAATATAACTGGAATAAAAGACGGTAAATGTGAGAAATGTGGCAGAAAAGTAGATTTCGTGCTTTCCTAA
- a CDS encoding NusG domain II-containing protein codes for MWQKSRFRAFLRYLTLGDRILIICLFLASIGSGIKIKSLHSKPSYCIISVNGKDVYKLSLFESRKVTVTGPLGESIIEIANGSVRMIASPCPLKVCVHQGFIHNSDDVIICIPNQVMIRMTGEKETDSVTW; via the coding sequence ATGTGGCAGAAAAGTAGATTTCGTGCTTTCCTAAGGTACCTTACACTTGGCGATAGGATACTAATTATTTGCTTGTTTTTAGCTTCTATAGGCTCAGGAATTAAGATAAAATCGCTACATAGTAAACCGAGTTATTGTATAATATCTGTAAATGGTAAAGATGTGTATAAACTATCACTATTTGAGTCTCGAAAGGTAACTGTAACTGGACCGCTTGGCGAGTCAATCATAGAGATAGCAAATGGTAGTGTAAGGATGATTGCCTCACCCTGCCCTTTGAAAGTGTGCGTACATCAAGGCTTTATTCACAATTCAGACGATGTTATAATTTGTATTCCTAATCAAGTTATGATAAGAATGACGGGTGAAAAAGAAACGGATAGTGTAACTTGGTAA
- a CDS encoding ATP-binding cassette domain-containing protein, translating to MKEMLKVDKLVKIYKQKNNPVIAVDTISFSINEGEILGILGPNGAGKTTTIKCICGLVTPTSGSIFIDNVNVLRDVKFCMSKVSAVLEGNRNIYFGG from the coding sequence ATGAAAGAAATGTTAAAAGTAGATAAATTAGTTAAAATATACAAACAAAAGAATAATCCAGTTATTGCCGTAGATACTATAAGTTTTTCTATAAATGAAGGCGAAATACTCGGTATTTTAGGCCCTAATGGTGCAGGTAAAACTACAACAATAAAGTGTATTTGTGGCTTGGTGACTCCTACAAGTGGAAGTATATTTATTGACAATGTAAATGTACTTAGAGATGTTAAATTTTGTATGTCAAAAGTAAGTGCAGTACTTGAAGGTAATCGTAATATATATTTTGGAGGTTAA